One Rosa chinensis cultivar Old Blush chromosome 3, RchiOBHm-V2, whole genome shotgun sequence DNA window includes the following coding sequences:
- the LOC112193941 gene encoding nucleosome assembly protein 1;2-like, whose amino-acid sequence MKNIEVLARKITKLDEGAFQHLRNILCTETPTGFKLDFFFDSNPNFKDSVLTKTFMIIRGNKHEVTNAIGMEIEWYLGKSLTDTENGDSFFNFFKTPVANGTVSFGFVHVTRLLNLVDDEYI is encoded by the exons ATGAAGAACATTGAAGTGCTTGCTCGGAAG ATTACAAAACTGGATGAAGGGGCTTTCCAACATCTAAGGAACATCCTTTGTACAGAGACTCCTACTGGATTCAAGCTTGACTTCTTCTTTGATTCCAATCCTAACTTTAAAGATTCCGTGCTCACGAAAACATTTATGATAATTCGTGGTAACAAGCATGAAGTGACGAATGCAATTGG GATGGAAATTGAGTGGTATCTTGGTAAAAGCCTGACCGACACAGAAAATGGTGACAGCTTCTTCAACTTTTTTAAGACCCCTGTTGCCAACGGTACTGTAAGTTTTGGTTTCGTTCATGTTACAAGGCTATTGAATTTGGTCGATGATGAATATATATGA
- the LOC112193942 gene encoding LOW QUALITY PROTEIN: nucleosome assembly protein 1;2 (The sequence of the model RefSeq protein was modified relative to this genomic sequence to represent the inferred CDS: deleted 1 base in 1 codon), which translates to MCRFHSSFTVISTIRDKIIENKDLAKDLLQELRFFRHGNYTLYKHRLLRLRYLEVGAQVEAAYLNLYKPIYEKRYEIVNGITKVGEKDEVRARDKGDEATKEKGIPQFWLTAMKNHKLLAQEITEHDEVALKYLKDIKWYRIYGGSFRLEFVFQQPNPYFENEVLTKSYKRPLMEKTTGCVIKWHHGKDLTHKFLEGMSKNSKRMTKSCESVFNFFNPPQLCLHEKHIDYNDGYLNGEVKSKLNYDFFIGKIIRDKIIPHAISWFTREALEPGGEFEDLQDDWYDYSDDDEDAEAIKNL; encoded by the exons ATGTGCAGATTCCACTCTAGTTTTACAGTAAT TTCAACAATTCGAGACAAAATCATTGAGAATAAGGATTTGGCGAAGGATTTGTTACAG GAGCTGCGGTTCTTTAGACATGGTAACTACACCTTATACAAGCATCGTCTGCTGAGATTACGGTATCTCGAGGTTGGAGCACAAGTGGAAGCAGCATACCTGAACCTTTACAAACCTATATACGAAAAG AGATATGAGATTGTTAATGGTATAACTAAAGTTGGAGAGAAAGATGAAGTACGT GCAAGGGACAAAGGAGATGAAGCCACCAAAG AGAAAGGAATCCCTCAATTTTGGCTTACTGCAATGAAGAATCATAAATTACTTGCTCAGGAG ATCACAGAGCACGATGAAGTGGCGCTCAAGTATCTGAAAGATATCAAGTGGTATAGGATATATGGGGGAAGTTTCAGGCTGGAGTTTGTCTTTCAACAGCCTAATCCTTATTTTGAAAATGAAGTcctgaccaaatcatataagcGGCCTCTGATGGAGAAAACAACTGG GTGTGTCATCAAATGGCATCATGGtaaagacttgacacataaGTTTTTAGAGGGAATGTCGAAGAATTCCAAGCGCATGACCAAATCCTGTGAAAGCGTCTTTAACTTCTTCAACCCTCCTCAACTCTGTCTTCACGAGAAACATATTGATTATAATGATGGATATCTA AATGGAGAAGTCAAAAGTAAactgaattatgattttttCATCGG TAAAATAATCCGCGACAAAATCATTCCTCATGCTATTTCATGGTTCACACGGGAGGCTCTTGAACCCGGAGGTGAGTTTGAAGATTTGCAAGATGATTGGTATGATTACTCAGATGATGATGAGGACGCGGAGGCCATCAAGAATTTGTGA